The following are from one region of the Arachis duranensis cultivar V14167 chromosome 10, aradu.V14167.gnm2.J7QH, whole genome shotgun sequence genome:
- the LOC107471965 gene encoding protein QUIRKY, which yields MGTVRKLIVEVVDARNLLPKDGHGTSSPYVVIDFYGQRRKTHTVLRDLNPVWNETLSFNVGTPSDIFGDVLELDVYHDKNHGPTRRNNSFGRLKLSSTQFVKKGEEALIYYALEKKYLLSMIQGEIGLKIYYVDEEIPPQLPPEQKEPPPPPPPPPQESETKPPAEPEKVEEQPKVEADAKPECDEGKEETTENGNAEEKADPEVEKPPESVHEEPEPNGSVDQVDPGVPEIPAQPPLNVDVMAASVSRSSSEIRFSGMNAPQPIRRVASTASFTSEASSSDSVLIERSTFDLVEKMHYLFVHVVKARYLPTNGNPVVKIAVSGNQVMSRPARKTTLFEWNQAFAFSRDAPDSSPILEVSVWDPAISDGRSLLGGVCFDVTEIPVRDPPDSPLAPQWYRLEGGEAQHGDLMLATWLGTQADESFADAWKSDTHGHVNSRAKVYQSPKLWYLRATVLEAQDIMPLTSSKEVSFQVKAQLGFQVLKSKASVARNGTALWNEDLLFVAAEPVSGDLVFTLEIRQPKAPVTMGILMIPLASIERRVDDRNVASRWFTFEDPNEEKSSYKGRVHLRLCFDGGYHVMDESAHVCSDFRPTARQLWKPAIGTVELGIIGCKNLIPMKTVNGKSSTDGYCVAKYGNKWVRTRTVSDTLEPKWNEQYTWKVYDPCTVLTIGVFDSWGVFEVDSPKESTRPDFRIGKVRVRISTLQTGRVYRNTYPLLVLTHAGLKKMGEIEIAIRFIRTTQRLDFLHVYSQPMLPLMHHIKPLGVVQQEVLRNMAVKMVAMHLSRSEPPLRKEVVYYMLDADSHNFSMRKVRANWYRIINVVAGVIDIVRWIDDTRGWKNPTATILVHALLVMLVWFPDLIIPTFLFYVFVIGAWNYRFRSRDPLPHFDPKISLAEVVDREELDEEFDAVPSSGSSEMVRARYDKLRTLGARVQTVLGDFATQGERVQALVTWRDPRATGMFVLLCLVVALILYLVPSKMVAMAAGFYYLRHPIFRDRSPSPALNFFRRLPSLSDRIM from the coding sequence ATGGGCACCGTTCGGAAACTCATTGTGGAAGTTGTAGATGCTCGCAACCTCTTGCCCAAGGATGGCCACGGAACTTCCAGCCCCTACGTCGTTATCGATTTCTATGGCCAGCGGAGGAAGACGCACACCGTGCTTCGCGACCTCAACCCTGTCTGGAACGAAACGCTCTCGTTTAACGTCGGCACGCCCTCTGACATTTTCGGCGACGTCCTCGAACTCGACGTCTACCACGACAAGAACCACGGCCCTACCCGGAGGAACAACTCCTTCGGACGTTTAAAGCTTAGTTCTACGCAGTTCGTGAAAAAAGGCGAAGAGGCTCTCATATATTACGCGCTCGAGAAGAAGTACTTACTCAGCATGATCCAAGGCGAAATTGGCTTGAAGATTTACTACGTAGATGAGGAGATACCGCCTCAACTTCCACCGGAGCAGAAAGAGCCACCACCGCCACCGCCGCCTCCGCCGCAGGAATCAGAGACAAAACCACCGGCTGAGCCTGAGAAAGTTGAAGAACAACCGAAGGTAGAGGCTGACGCGAAGCCGGAATGTGACGAGGGTAAAGAAGAGACAACTGAAAACGGTAAcgcagaagaaaaagcagatCCAGAAGTTGAAAAGCCACCTGAGTCGGTGCATGAAGAACCTGAACCAAATGGAAGCGTGGATCAGGTGGATCCGGGAGTACCAGAAATACCTGCGCAGCCTCCTTTAAACGTTGATGTTATGGCGGCGTCGGTGTCAAGGTCGAGTTCTGAGATACGATTCAGTGGGATGAACGCTCCACAGCCAATAAGAAGGGTTGCGTCGACGGCAAGCTTTACATCGGAAGCTTCTTCTTCCGATAGTGTTTTGATCGAACGGTCCACGTTTGATCTCGTGGAGAAGATGCACTACCTCTTTGTTCATGTGGTGAAGGCGAGGTACTTGCCTACCAACGGTAACCCGGTGGTGAAGATAGCGGTTTCCGGTAACCAAGTCATGTCCAGACCAGCTCGCAAGACGACGTTATTCGAGTGGAACCAGGCTTTCGCTTTCAGCCGCGACGCACCAGATTCTTCCCCCATTCTTGAGGTCTCCGTGTGGGACCCCGCTATTTCTGACGGTCGTAGCTTGCTTGGTGGAGTATGCTTTGACGTAACAGAAATTCCTGTGAGGGACCCACCGGATAGCCCTTTGGCCCCACAATGGTACAGGCTGGAAGGAGGTGAAGCCCAGCACGGTGATCTCATGCTTGCCACGTGGCTCGGCACACAAGCTGACGAATCATTTGCGGACGCGTGGAAAAGTGACACACACGGCCACGTTAACTCTAGAGCCAAGGTGTATCAGTCACCGAAGCTGTGGTACTTACGAGCCACTGTTCTTGAAGCTCAAGATATCATGCCGTTAACTTCGTCAAAGGAGGTTTCGTTTCAAGTTAAAGCTCAACTTGGATTTCAGGTGCTGAAGTCAAAGGCTTCCGTTGCTCGAAACGGCACCGCTTTGTGGAATGAAGATTTACTCTTTGTAGCGGCAGAGCCTGTTAGTGGAGACCTCGTGTTCACTTTGGAAATCCGGCAACCCAAAGCGCCGGTGACAATGGGGATTCTTATGATACCACTGGCCTCAATTGAAAGGAGAGTGGATGACCGGAACGTCGCGTCGCGTTGGTTCACATTCGAAGATCCAAACGAGGAAAAGAGTTCTTACAAAGGCAGAGTCCACTTACGCTTGTGCTTTGACGGAGGGTATCACGTGATGGATGAGTCAGCTCACGTGTGTAGCGATTTTCGCCCAACGGCGAGGCAACTTTGGAAGCCAGCAATTGGCACAGTTGAGCTTGGAATAATCGGTTGCAAGAACTTGATACCGATGAAGACGGTGAACGGTAAAAGCTCAACGGATGGATACTGCGTAGCCAAATACGGCAACAAATGGGTACGTACACGAACTGTATCTGATACATTGGAGCCAAAGTGGAATGAGCAGTACACGTGGAAGGTATACGATCCTTGCACAGTTTTAACCATTGGAGTATTCGATAGTTGGGGTGTATTCGAAGTGGACAGTCCCAAAGAATCCACTAGACCCGATTTCCGTATAGGAAAGGTACGTGTCCGTATTTCTACGCTCCAAACGGGTCGTGTGTACAGAAATACGTATCCGCTACTAGTCCTGACACATGCTGGTTTGAAGAAGATGGGTGAAATAGAGATAGCAATTAGGTTCATTCGAACGACTCAGCGGCTAGATTTTCTCCACGTGTATTCACAACCGATGCTTCCACTAATGCACCACATAAAGCCATTGGGGGTGGTGCAACAGGAAGTGCTGCGGAACATGGCGGTGAAAATGGTGGCGATGCACTTGTCGAGATCGGAGCCGCCGCTGAGAAAGGAAGTTGTCTACTACATGCTAGATGCCGATTCTCACAACTTCAGCATGAGAAAAGTGCGTGCGAATTGGTATAGGATAATTAACGTGGTCGCCGGAGTCATCGATATCGTACGGTGGATTGACGATACACGTGGATGGAAGAATCCAACGGCCACGATCCTTGTTCACGCGCTTTTAGTTATGCTAGTGTGGTTTCCAGATCTGATCATTCCAACATTTTTGTTCTACGTCTTCGTGATTGGTGCATGGAACTACAGGTTTCGTTCACGGGACCCACTTCCACATTTTGATCCCAAAATTTCGCTTGCTGAGGTGGTGGATAGAGAGGAGCTGGATGAAGAGTTTGATGCAGTGCCAAGCAGTGGATCATCGGAGATGGTGCGAGCGAGGTATGATAAGTTGCGCACGCTCGGGGCGCGCGTGCAAACTGTACTAGGAGATTTTGCCACGCAAGGAGAGCGCGTGCAAGCGCTGGTGACGTGGCGTGATCCACGTGCCACGGGGATGTTTGTTTT